The Gammaproteobacteria bacterium DNA segment ATTTTTCGGCAAAATTTCATCCAGGTGCTTGGCATCACTCCCCATATCCCAAATGAGCCCGAGGTTATTCAGCAGATAGAACAATCATACCTGATAGAAGGTATTAACTGGCAAGACCTGTTGCCATCCAGTCTCGCTATCCTGCGCCAGGACACAAGCTTCAACCAATTAAGAACAAGCGCTATCACAGGGGGTTACGCCAGCATCTATAAAAAACTGGATAACAAAAAAAACATTCAATTACTGGGAAAACCACTACTATTATATTGCCTGACCCACACTGTAATCACCTTCAAAGAAGAGGAACAGTTGTTTACCCTATTGCGTCAGGCATGCCTGCAACTTGCCATAACCAAACAATTTCAGGTCAATGATCTGTTCATGGCCTTTATTGCTGCTCTTGCCTGCCAATGTTTCAACAATGAATATGCCTTTTCTCAAAGCAATATCGAGATTGAATCAGTCAACACTCTCTGCACTGAAATAAAAAACATTGATACTAACGAGCCACTGGATAAAGTCACTCAAACAAAAATCATCCTGTTGGCAATGTATCAACCACTGCATTCAATAATATCCTTGCAAGACAATACATTCAGCAAGACACAACATCAATCTGCTCCATGGCAACTATTAATCGAACGTCAGCTCAAACAACCGCAACAGGAACAGATTATCAGGCAAGAGATTGAATCACTAACAGTAATCGAGGATCAAACCTCAAAGGCCGTTCAGGATCAATATGAAGATTCGCCTTATCCACGTTGGCTCAGCATCAACCTGCACCAACCGCGTAGCTATCAACAGATATGGATGGAGCTATTCCCCCATTTTCAGGCACCCGATTTTCCCACATCACCTATTGACCTGTTAATTGCGGGCTGCGGCACAGGTAGCCATGCTGCCATATCCAGCACCCGTTTTGCCGATGTTAATGTGCTTGCCATTGATCTGAGTCGTCAAAGCCTGTCCTATGCCCAGCGCATGGCAGATAGAAATCAGATCAACAATCTGCGTTTTGCCCAGGCCGATATCCTCGGGCTAAAAAGCCTGGATCAGCGCTTCCATATTATTGAATCAGTTGGCGTATTGCATCATATGAAACAGCCTGAAGCGGGGCTGAAGGTACTGCGTAATCTGTTACATCCAAACGGTATGATCAACCTGGGCTTTTATAGCTCCATGGCTCGACGCCATATCACTCAAGCCAGAGAGCGTTTTAAAAACACCACACCAAGCCCTGAAAATATACGTCAGGCACGGCAAGAGCTATTCGCCTTACCCACAGATGATCCCTTGCACTCGATTACAAAAAACAATGATTTCTACAGCCTGAGCGAATGCCGTGATTTGATTTTTCATACCCAGGAACGCTGCTATACCATCGCCGAGATCAAGCAACTCATTAGTAGCTGTGGACTGCGTTTTATTGGCTTTGAACTACCCTCACCGGTTACACGTAAACAATATATGGCCGAATACCCGGAAGACACCCAGTTGGATAATCTGGACAACTGG contains these protein-coding regions:
- a CDS encoding tetratricopeptide repeat protein → MPETTEQLQQKIIPLIQTQQLDAALAIANQACNQDPQNADKWLLLAGIHSYRQDMPAVADCCQKAIALQPQHVNAHYNLAVAWQMQSDIIRAEKSYNTVIQLQPQHANAYAGLSRIQTQQGQHDKALNNQRKAIQLTPDNPHFHFQIAALYQDMQKIDLAKQYYEETLRLMPGHFEAMNNLGSLYHTQAQHDQAIQYFNQALQIQPQNAQIHYNLSQSYWQKNQLDTAFQHALKALQLQPNRLIFRQNFIQVLGITPHIPNEPEVIQQIEQSYLIEGINWQDLLPSSLAILRQDTSFNQLRTSAITGGYASIYKKLDNKKNIQLLGKPLLLYCLTHTVITFKEEEQLFTLLRQACLQLAITKQFQVNDLFMAFIAALACQCFNNEYAFSQSNIEIESVNTLCTEIKNIDTNEPLDKVTQTKIILLAMYQPLHSIISLQDNTFSKTQHQSAPWQLLIERQLKQPQQEQIIRQEIESLTVIEDQTSKAVQDQYEDSPYPRWLSINLHQPRSYQQIWMELFPHFQAPDFPTSPIDLLIAGCGTGSHAAISSTRFADVNVLAIDLSRQSLSYAQRMADRNQINNLRFAQADILGLKSLDQRFHIIESVGVLHHMKQPEAGLKVLRNLLHPNGMINLGFYSSMARRHITQARERFKNTTPSPENIRQARQELFALPTDDPLHSITKNNDFYSLSECRDLIFHTQERCYTIAEIKQLISSCGLRFIGFELPSPVTRKQYMAEYPEDTQLDNLDNWGVFEQQHPDTFIGMYTFWCQRVD